Below is a window of Lacibacter sp. H407 DNA.
ATTTGATATGCACCGGTTTCGCACCTTTTCATGCACAAAAAAACCGCCGAAACAGGCGGTTATAAACATTTTATGAACGCATATTCTCGAATTGTAAAGGTATGCCCATGTCCCAGGACTTTGACGCCTGGATCACTTCCTGCAGATCATCAATTTTTTTACCCGTAACACGCACTATATCGTCGTTAATGGAGGCCTGTACCTTCAACCCAGAGTCTTTTATAAGCTTCACGATCTTTTTTGCATCTTCCTGTTTCAAACCGTTCCGCACCAATACTTCTTTTTTTACCAGTTTACCGCTTTGGAACGATTCTTTGCTTTGATCAAATGCTTCCGGCGAAATACCTTGCTTGTGTGCACGACTGATGAGTACATCCATCAACTGTCCCATTTTCATTTCATCTTCAACTTCAATATTGATCTTGAAATCTTTTTTATTCAAATCAATTTTTACATGACTTGCTTTGAAATCGAAACGATTGGTGATTTCTTTTGTGGTAACATTTACTGCATTGTCCAATGCCTGAGCATCAACTTTACTTACAATATCAAACGATGGCATAACAAATAATTTGAAATGAGAAGTACAAAATACGAAGTGTTTCGATACAAAAATAATTGTTGCAAAATTAAACAGTGAATTAAAAAAAGGAAACCCCGGTAGAAACCGGGGTCGTCAATCAACATGAGAAAATATATAGAGATTTTAAAAACTTATTCTCCTGATTTTACACGGTTTTGTTCATCGGCCGCGCCACTTGCTTTACGACGGGTGTTGCCATTCAACTTTCCCTTTGCCAAACGATACGTAAAGGTGATACTTGCCACACGTGAATCACGGTAGTTCTGAAACTGTGCATCAATGTTACCAAACTTGCTTTCGCCTTTAATGCGCTGGCTCCACAATACATCTCTTACATTCAATCGGATAGTGCCTTTTGTTTTCAGGACCGGTAAGCTTGCACCGAGGTTCATCGCTCCAAATGCACCAATACGAAACACACCTTCCACTCCTGCTGTTCTGTAAAAACCACTGATCTCCGTAGTTAATCCTTTTTTGAATTTGTAAGAAACAGAACCATTGAACATAGCCGTTGTTGCACCCATTGTAACCTTTGTATTATTTACAACACCGCTCATTTCATTATTGAATACATTGGCATAAATATTTCCGCTGAAGTTTTTGATCTGCTTGAATGCACTTACTGCAACACCGAACTGACGCTGGTTGGCAATATTCGCCTGCTTCACGAACGACTCATTCGTTGCTTCATTCTGTTCAATTACTTGTTGAATGATATTATTTGTTTTTGTATAGTTCAATGTTGTAGTTAAGAACCCTTTGAACGTGTGCGACAATTCAATGTTGTGGCTGAATTGCGGACGCAGATTCGGATTTCCTTGTTCAAATGTGTAACGATCAAGAAACTCTACAAACGGATTGAGATTTTCATAATCCGGACGACGTAAACGACGACCGTAATTCACTACAAAGCTGTTTTTTTCGCTGGCTGTGTATTGCAAATAAACAGTAGGAAACAGTTGTGTGTAATTCAAGTTAAAGGTTGAATCGAATGCTTCAAATTTTTGACTTGTTGTACTGTAAGCCAACCCTTTTGAATTACCTCTTGCTGTTGTATTTTCCAAACGCAGACCAAACTGACCGCTGAATTTTTTATTAAACTGCTTGCTGTAGTTTACATAAGCGGCGTTAATATTCTCAGTATAAATAAAGTGATTGCTGCGGGCAGAATCAAGGATCATATTGCCATTCCGCAACGTATCATACACTGCATTATTATCTGTTTCCACAAAACTTGTTTTGATCCCTGCTTCAAACTTTGCACCTTTCTTCAACGGCTGAACATAATCGGCTTTACCACTATAAATGCGGATCAACTGTGGAAGATTACCTAATAAATTATCAGGTATTCCTGTTGGATCGCCGGATGCTGTGAAGTATTTATTCTTTAAGTTTTGTGAACTTGATACATTGTAATTCAGGAAATCAACATCAGCTGTTAATTCTTTTCCGGTACTGTCAAACAGATGACGGAAATTAACGTTCGATCCAAAATGTCTCCAGTAGCTTTTACTCCTTGAAAAACCATTTGCCTTACTGATAATAGTTCCGTTAGGATCGGCAATGTCAATATCACTGTTGTTGGTAAATGTACCGGGATTATAAAAACCGTTGACCGTTGCACCAATGGTCGTTTTCTTTGAGAGATAAAAATCGGCACCAACTTTTGCATTGTTGGATTGATTCAACTGACGCATGTGCGATACCTGGTCGAACAATGATTTTATTTCTTTACTACTCTCTTCAATAAATTTACGTTGGATCGAAAGCACTTGGAAAGAGTTACGCTCGTTACGGCTTAACGTACCAAACAGGTTTACTTTATTCTTACGATAATTGAATGTGAGGTTCTGATTGTTTGAGGTGTAGATTCCTTGCGAAAAACCGGCAGTTGCCAATACACTATACCCCATTTGCTTGGTTTTCTTTGTACGGATGTTGATGATACCGCTGTTACCCGCTGCATCATATTTTGCAGGAGGATTGGTCATGATCTCGATCTGTTCCAATTGTGTACCCTGCATGTTGCGGAGGTAATTTGCAAGATCGGCACCGGATAAGTAAGCTGGCTTCCCGTCGATGAACACCTGCACACCTGCTTTTCCTTTCAGGCTGATGTTACCATCACGATCAACCGATACGCCCGGTGATTTTTCGAGGATCTCCAACGCATTGGCACCTGCATTTGTTGGACTGGCTTCTACGTTCACCACCATTTTGTCGGGCTTTTGTTCAAACATTGGTTTCTTCGCAGTAACCACTACTTCTTTTAATCCCTTTGCCTGTGGTAACAAACTGAAAGAAGGCATAGCTACTTCGGCTCCTTCTTTTACTTCAATTGACTGACTGAAGGACTTTTGAAAACCGACAGCTGTAATACCTAACAGGTATCCTCCTTCTTTAATGCCTTCGAAAACATAGCTACCCGAGTTGTCGGTTATAGCAGCTTTCACCAAAGAGCTGTCTTTAATTTTTAATAAGGAAACCGTAATGCCCGAAACAGGCTTTTGATTCTCGTCCTTTACTTCGCCCTTTACACGTGTAATGGTTTGAGCGAAGCCGGAAAAGGTGAAGGTTAGCAAGGCCGCAGCTAGAATGGCTGAAATCTTTTTCATGATGATGATAAGTTTGATGATAAGGTTTAACAGTTCACAGTACCTGTTCTTTTCTATTACATGTCAAAAGTAGGTTCTATGTTTTGCATAGTACATTGTTTTGTGGTGGATGGCAAATAATATTGACAACCGGCAAAACAGTGACATACATGTGACGGACAACGCACAAACATGTTACAGAAAATCATCTTTTTAGGGACGAACGGGCATTTGGGGAGATAGCTGGAAAAAAAACAGGCTTTCC
It encodes the following:
- a CDS encoding YajQ family cyclic di-GMP-binding protein; its protein translation is MPSFDIVSKVDAQALDNAVNVTTKEITNRFDFKASHVKIDLNKKDFKINIEVEDEMKMGQLMDVLISRAHKQGISPEAFDQSKESFQSGKLVKKEVLVRNGLKQEDAKKIVKLIKDSGLKVQASINDDIVRVTGKKIDDLQEVIQASKSWDMGIPLQFENMRS
- a CDS encoding outer membrane beta-barrel family protein, with translation MKKISAILAAALLTFTFSGFAQTITRVKGEVKDENQKPVSGITVSLLKIKDSSLVKAAITDNSGSYVFEGIKEGGYLLGITAVGFQKSFSQSIEVKEGAEVAMPSFSLLPQAKGLKEVVVTAKKPMFEQKPDKMVVNVEASPTNAGANALEILEKSPGVSVDRDGNISLKGKAGVQVFIDGKPAYLSGADLANYLRNMQGTQLEQIEIMTNPPAKYDAAGNSGIINIRTKKTKQMGYSVLATAGFSQGIYTSNNQNLTFNYRKNKVNLFGTLSRNERNSFQVLSIQRKFIEESSKEIKSLFDQVSHMRQLNQSNNAKVGADFYLSKKTTIGATVNGFYNPGTFTNNSDIDIADPNGTIISKANGFSRSKSYWRHFGSNVNFRHLFDSTGKELTADVDFLNYNVSSSQNLKNKYFTASGDPTGIPDNLLGNLPQLIRIYSGKADYVQPLKKGAKFEAGIKTSFVETDNNAVYDTLRNGNMILDSARSNHFIYTENINAAYVNYSKQFNKKFSGQFGLRLENTTARGNSKGLAYSTTSQKFEAFDSTFNLNYTQLFPTVYLQYTASEKNSFVVNYGRRLRRPDYENLNPFVEFLDRYTFEQGNPNLRPQFSHNIELSHTFKGFLTTTLNYTKTNNIIQQVIEQNEATNESFVKQANIANQRQFGVAVSAFKQIKNFSGNIYANVFNNEMSGVVNNTKVTMGATTAMFNGSVSYKFKKGLTTEISGFYRTAGVEGVFRIGAFGAMNLGASLPVLKTKGTIRLNVRDVLWSQRIKGESKFGNIDAQFQNYRDSRVASITFTYRLAKGKLNGNTRRKASGAADEQNRVKSGE